A genomic region of Janthinobacterium lividum contains the following coding sequences:
- the xsc gene encoding sulfoacetaldehyde acetyltransferase, with translation MTEQKAAAAAAIPTGPQKMTPSEAFVETLAANGVTDMFGIMGSAFMDPMDIFAPAGIRLIPVVHEQGAGHMADGYARVSGRHGVVIGQNGPGISNCVTAIAAAYWAHTPVVIITPETGTMSMGLGGFQEANQLPMFEEFTKYQGHVTNPARMAEFTGRCFDRAMSEMGPTQLNIPRDYFYGEIKAEIPKPNRLDRGAGGEQSLNDAAELLAKAKFPVIISGGGVVMGEAIEECKALAERLGAPVVNSYLHNDSFPASHPLWCGPLGYQGSKAAMKLIAKADVVVALGSRLGPFGTLPQHGMDYWPKNAKIIQIDADNKMLGLVKKISVGICGDAKAAAKAIIARLDGKTLDCDATRDERYATVQAEKAAWEEELTNWTHEKDAYSLDMIEEQKKEPGNYLHPRQVLRELEKAMPEDVMVSTDIGNINSVANSYLRFEKPRSFFAAMSFGNCGYAFPTIIGAKVAAPHRPAVSYAGDGAWGMSLMETMTCVRHNIPVTAVVFHNRQWGAEKKNQVDFYNRRFVAGELDNQNFAEIARAMGAEGITVDKLEDVGPALKKAIDMQMNEGKTTIIEIMCTRELGDPFRRDALSKPVRHLDKYKDYV, from the coding sequence ATGACCGAGCAAAAAGCCGCCGCCGCAGCGGCCATCCCCACCGGACCGCAAAAGATGACGCCTTCCGAAGCGTTCGTGGAAACCCTGGCCGCCAATGGCGTGACCGACATGTTCGGCATCATGGGCTCGGCCTTCATGGACCCGATGGATATCTTTGCCCCGGCCGGCATCCGCCTGATCCCCGTCGTGCACGAGCAGGGCGCCGGCCACATGGCCGACGGCTATGCCCGCGTCTCGGGCCGCCATGGCGTGGTCATCGGCCAGAACGGCCCCGGCATCAGCAATTGCGTGACCGCCATTGCCGCCGCCTACTGGGCGCACACGCCGGTCGTGATCATTACCCCTGAGACGGGCACGATGAGCATGGGCCTAGGCGGCTTCCAGGAAGCGAACCAGCTGCCGATGTTCGAGGAATTCACCAAATACCAGGGCCACGTCACCAATCCGGCCCGCATGGCCGAATTCACGGGCCGCTGCTTTGACCGCGCCATGTCGGAAATGGGCCCGACCCAGCTGAACATCCCGCGCGACTATTTTTATGGTGAAATCAAGGCGGAAATCCCGAAACCGAACCGCCTGGACCGTGGCGCCGGCGGCGAACAAAGCCTGAACGATGCGGCGGAGCTCCTGGCCAAGGCCAAGTTCCCCGTGATCATCTCGGGCGGCGGCGTCGTCATGGGCGAAGCCATCGAAGAGTGCAAGGCCCTGGCCGAACGCCTCGGCGCACCCGTCGTCAACAGCTATCTGCATAACGACTCGTTTCCCGCCAGCCATCCGCTATGGTGCGGTCCGCTCGGCTACCAGGGTTCCAAGGCGGCGATGAAACTGATCGCCAAGGCCGACGTCGTCGTGGCCCTCGGTTCGCGCCTGGGACCGTTCGGCACCTTGCCGCAGCACGGCATGGATTACTGGCCGAAGAATGCCAAGATCATCCAGATCGATGCGGACAACAAGATGCTCGGTTTGGTCAAGAAAATTTCGGTGGGCATCTGCGGCGACGCCAAGGCGGCCGCCAAAGCGATTATTGCCCGCCTGGACGGCAAGACGCTCGATTGCGACGCGACGCGCGACGAGCGCTATGCCACCGTGCAAGCCGAGAAGGCCGCGTGGGAAGAGGAATTGACGAACTGGACGCACGAGAAGGATGCGTACAGCCTGGACATGATCGAAGAGCAGAAGAAAGAGCCGGGCAACTATCTGCACCCGCGCCAGGTCTTGCGCGAGCTGGAAAAAGCCATGCCGGAAGACGTGATGGTGTCGACCGACATCGGCAACATCAACTCGGTAGCCAATAGTTACTTGCGCTTTGAAAAGCCGCGCAGCTTCTTTGCGGCGATGAGCTTTGGCAACTGCGGCTATGCCTTCCCGACCATCATCGGCGCCAAGGTTGCCGCACCGCACCGTCCAGCCGTGTCGTATGCGGGCGACGGCGCCTGGGGCATGAGCCTGATGGAAACGATGACCTGCGTGCGCCACAACATTCCCGTCACGGCTGTGGTCTTCCACAACCGCCAGTGGGGCGCGGAAAAGAAAAACCAGGTCGATTTCTACAACCGCCGCTTCGTGGCAGGTGAGCTCGACAACCAGAACTTCGCGGAAATCGCGCGCGCCATGGGCGCCGAAGGCATCACGGTCGACAAGCTGGAAGACGTGGGCCCGGCCTTGAAGAAGGCGATCGACATGCAGATGAATGAAGGCAAGACGACCATCATCGAAATCATGTGCACGCGCGAGCTGGGCGACCCGTTCCGCCGCGATGCGCTGAGCAAACCTGTGCGTCACCTGGATAAATATAAAGACTACGTCTGA